The following is a genomic window from uncultured Draconibacterium sp..
GTGGTTTTCGTTTTGCAATTTAATATTTACTTCTTCCGAACTTATCCGTTCAAAAGCGTCGTTATAAACTTCGGCTGTTAAAATCACATCATCTACTTCGGTGTAAACGGGGTTGAATTCAATAATAAAATTGTCTTCATTTTCGCGCAAGGCTAGGTATTGCACCAGTTGATTTATCAGCTCGTTAAAATGGGTGTGTTCCTGGTTCTGGTAATAATCGAACAGTCGCCAGCGCCAAATTCCTTCTCCGAAAATATAACCACGTTTCTGACCTTCCAGTTTCCCGGTTGCGATTAGTGGTTTTCCTGTTGTTATGCCTTTAAGTTTTTGAAACAAAAGTGGCGAGAATTCCGGATTCAACTCGTAATTGGCAAACGGAACCTGCACCGGAGGAAATTGTGGAATCATTTCGATCAACTCTTCCGAGAGATTAAATGTGGCGTAATTTGAATTGAAAATTGGCTGCGCTTCTTCTCCGCTTCCAGCCAGTGTTTCAATGCTTACTCCCTGGCTTAAAATATTGAGTTGCGGCAAAAATGTTTGGCTGCCAACAATAAAAAGAATGGGCAAACGATTGTTGTTTGCTTTTTCAATAATTTCTGCCATCGATTTTCCGGTACTTGGCAGTTGGTTTAAAATAAGCAGGTTGTAATCACTCAGATCGGCAGGATACGGTTCGTCGGTAAATACCGAAACCTCGTATGTTTTTTGTTGGTCGAGCGTATTTTTTATGGCGCCAATGTCGGGGTGCGATCCGTTGGAAATGATCAGTATTTTTTGTTTGTTCTCCAGCACATTGATCACAAAACCGGCGCTGTTGTTTTTGGTATTTCGTTCGTTGTCCGCTGCCTGAATTTGCATTGTATAGTGTTTCAGTCCGGCAGAACCGGCTTCCAGAACAAATTCTTTTGTATCGAAAAAGTTATCGTTCGAAGGGGTGATCATCACACTTTGCAGCTCTTCATCATCCTGAAGAAGAGAAAGTTTAAGCGGCGTGTTTTTTAGTTTCGAAAACATCAGGTCTACCTCAACCGGGAATTTATTTCCCGAAAATGCAGTTCGGTTAACACGGATGTTTTGAACACGAGCATCAGCGATTACTGTAGTGTCGCCAAGTCCGATGGTATAAATCGGGAAATCTACCTGATCGAGCATATTCAGCGGATTTTTCCCCTGATTGTAAATACCGTCTCCGGCAACAATTAGCGCCCCAATATTCTGGTTAAAATGATTGTTTGTTATTGTGGCTATTAAATTGCTGTAATTCGATCCTTTTTCTGTGAAATTTAAGTTGTTACCGGTTTGCGTTTCCTCGCCAAAAGTGTAGCTCACCAGTTCAAAATCTGCCCCTAATTTCTGTTCAATATCTGTTTTTTCATTATTTATTGCTTGTGCTAGTTGCAACGAATCGGCATGAGAAACCACCGACCCTGAATTGTCCCAGGCAGTGATGATTACTGGATTTTGGGTAATCTTTTTCAGGTTGCGGATAAAAGGTGATAAAAGCAAAAAGGCAATGAGAAAAAAAGCCAGAAACCTTAGTGTTATTAACAGGTTTCGTTGAAGTTTTGATAGTTCTTTTAGCGTTTTGTTTTTATAATAAAGAAGTGCTACAACACCCGCAGATACAATGGTGATGGAGAGCAACAATATGAACCAGTATTTTATGCCAAATGAGATCAAAATGTTTGTTTTTTACGAAGTGGTAAATATACACATCTCCTTTTTTTATATCACTTTTTATAGTTTTTATTGCTGTGTATTTGTCAACTCTTTAAAAGTGTATACAAAACATAAAACCAAAATTATTCCCCGATGTTTTCTAACTCAAAAATAAAAATCGTGTTTATGAGGATTTTCGTATTTAAATCCAGCCCCGAAGTTTGTAGTAGGAGAGTGCGACCATTTCTCGGGCAATCAGAATTTCATATTTTAAATGGTTCCACATTTGGTAGCGCATATTCATATTGTTACCAATATCAGGAATCATAATCGAGTTTCCGCCCAGTTCATCGTCGGTAAATGAAAAATCGGCTTCGGCAGCATTTTCAAAAGCGGGCAAGGCGTTTACTTTTTCAAAGCCAACTTTTTTGAAAGCCAAAACGGCACGGCGCATGTGTTCCGGGGAAGTAACCAATAAAATAGGATCCTGCATTTTTATTATTTCCTGGCATTTCAGTGCCTGCGAGCGTGTGTTTGTTCCTTCGGCTTCAAAGGCAACGCGTTCGGCAGAAATACCTCTCAGTTCCAATTCCGATTTCATTAATTGAGGCGTACTTAAACTGTCGTTTAACAAACCGGGCATGGCTACAATAACTTTTGATTTAGGAAACGACTTTGCCGCTTTTTCGGTATACCAGCTGCGCATCAGGTTGCTTTGGCTAGGCATTCCACCGCCGCCCAGTAAAATAATAGTTTTAGGTTCCCATTTTAATTCTGATTTGCTTGTACCCAGCCAGTGGTATCCCTTGTATGGTTGTTCGGTGAACGAAAATACGAGGCAAACAACAAAGAAAATTCCAATCAATACAAAGAATCTTCGTAGTAATCTCAAAAAAAGGATATTTTTGAATTTTGTTTTAAACATAGCTAACGTTTAAGACCATAAATGTAGGTTTAATTTAAAAATTCGATCATTGAATACTTCAGAAAAAAACGAAATCGTCGAGCTCTTTGAGAGTCATTTTAACGAAAAAGTTGAACGTTTTGAATTGTTACCACCATCGGGATCATACCGCCAGTATTGCCGTTTGGGCAACGAACACCGAACCATAATTGGTGCGGTCAATAACGATGTAAAAGAGAATACGACTTTTCTTTCGTTCAGCAATCATTTTTATAATAAAGGAGTAAACGTACCAAAAGTGTATGCTGTTAGCTCTGATTTAAAAAAGTATTTGCTGGAAGATTTGGGAAACACCACACTTTTTGAATTTCTTACCAAAACACGTGAGGAGGAAGGATTTTCGGAAAATATAGTTTCTGTGTATAAAAAGGTGCTTCAGGCGCTACCCAAAATCCAGATTATTGCCGGAAAAGAGATTGATTATTCGGTATGTTATCCGCGCGAAGCTTTTGATAAGCAATCGATGATGTGGGATTTGAACTATTTCAAATACTATTTTCTGAAGTTGGCAAAAATACATTTTGAAGAACAGGCATTGGAAGATGATTTTCAGCTGTTTAGTAATTATTTGTTGAGTGCAAGTTCAAATTATTTTCTATACCGCGATTTCCAGTCGCGTAACGTCATGTTAAAAGACGATGATGTGTATTTTATCGACTACCAGGGAGGACGCTTAGGGGCACTGCAATACGATTTGGCATCCTTGCTTTACGATGGAAAAGCCGATATCCCGGAAAGTGTACGTGCTCAGCTTTACGACTTTTATATTTCGGAACTGAAGAAATACATGAAGGTTGATGAAGAGAAGTTCTCAGCCTATTTTAAAGGTTTTGTGCTTATTCGGATTATGCAGGCGATGGGAGCATACGGATTCCGTGGCTTCTACGAGAAAAAGGAACATTTCCTGAAAAGTATTCCTTACGCCCTGAAAAACCTGGAAGTATTACTTGCCGATTTGAATCTACCGGTTGAACTGCCTGAGCTGATCCGCGTATTAAAGCAGCTTGCACATTCTGAAGTTTTAAAGGAATTGGGGCAGGAAAAATCAAACCTCACGGTGCGAATTACCAGTTTTTCTTATAAAAAAGGTTATCCTGAAGATCCGTCGGGAAATGGTGGCGGTCATGTTTTCGATTGTCGTGCCATAAATAATCCGGGACGCTACGAAGAGTATAAACAGCTAAGTGGTAAAGACATGTCGGTACAGGAATTTCTGGAACAGAAATCAGAGATCAGACTTTTTATTGATGCTGTAAAAGTTCTTGTCGATCAGTCGGTGAAAGTTTACCTTGAGAGGGGGTTTACACATCTTTCGCTTGGTTTTGGTTGTACCGGCGGACAGCACCGGTCGGTATATTCGGCCGAAAAAATTGGAGAGTATTTGCAAAACAATTATCCTGTGAATGTTGTTGTAGTACATCGTGAACAGGATAATTGGAGATGAGTAAAAAAGCATGTAAAAAAAAGGATTTTCAGGATAAAGAAGATCCAAGATACAGTTGCAAAAAATGTGGCGCCAAAGTAAAAAAGGAAGATAAGGTTTGTAAACCGAAGAAGATTCTTTATTAGGTTGATCGAAGTAGTATAATTATCTTATAAATAAAGAACAGAAATTGTTACCGGAACCGGAATAACGGTAAAAAACACCAGCGTTGTTTTTGGTAATTAGGTTTTCTGTATTTACTTTCGCAAAAAATTTCAAAACAGACTTATTCATGGGAAGAGCATTTGAATACCGGAGGGCAGCGAAGGAGAAACGCTGGGATAAAATGTCGAGAGTTTTTCCAAAACTTTCGAAGAAAATAACCATTGCAGCAAAAGAAGGTGGCCCTGAACCGGATTTAAATCCTGCGCTGCGTACGGCAATTATGAATGCCAAAGCGCAAAATATGCCTAAGGCGAATATTGATGCTGCCATAAAACGTGCAGCGGGAAAAGATGCCACAGCATATATTGAAACAACCTACGAAGGAAAAGGTCCGCACGGGGTATTGGTTTTTGTTGAGGCAGCTACCGATAATACAACGCGTACAGTGGCTAACGTAAAAAGCTACTTTAATAAAGCGGGTGGTGGTCAGGTTCCTAATGGTTCGCTGGAATTTATGTTTTCAAGAAAAGCTGTTTTCGAGTTTGATATGCCGGAAGGAATGGAACTGGAAGATATTGAACTGGAGCTGATTGATGCCGGGTTGGATGAAATTGAGGAGAACGAAGGAACGTATTACGCTTATGGCGAATACACCAGTTTTAGCGACATGGCGCATAAATTTGAACAGCTGGAAATTAACGTTAAAAAAGCTGACCTTCAACGTATCCCAACCACTCCGGTAGAATTTACCGAAGAACAAATGGAAGAAATTGAGAAGATGTTGGATAAAATGGAAGAGGACGAAGACGTTCAGGCTGTTTACACCAATATTGCATAATAAACTGCAAGTATCATTTCAGGCGTTGGTACAGAAATACCAATAGTGTTTGAAATGATACTTACAGTTTTTAAACCCCATTTAACCCTCAAAATTCCCACGATCATCTAATAAATTGCATGCATTTCTTTTATATCCGCTAATTTCGGGGAAAACAAAGATTTATGCTACTTGTTCAGGATTACATCGACCATTTTAAAGAAATGTGGGAGCGGAGCCCCGATACTTTTCCGCAATTTCATAACACTTATTCAGCAGAAGAAAAGTTCGCTCACGAACGCAATTTTGATGGTTTTCAAAAGAAGTTGAAAGACCTGCAGAATGTTCGTAAAGTACAACAGGTGCAACGTGATCCTGCGAAGTCATTTTTTCCTATGTTCCGGTCGTTTCTGGAAACTGTTTTTGATTTTAATCCGGGGCATCTTGAAATTATACTTTCAGAAGAATTCAAAGATGTTTCGAAAGATTTTTTCTATCGTGCACGTGCATTCGCTCCTGAATTAGAACCTGAAGATATTTATCAGGGAATGCGAAATGTGTGGATAATGAATGGCCTGCAACTAATGGCTGAAAAGCCGGTGAAGATTACTCCATCGGTATTTGCTTATTCCATGATCTATCCGTACAGCGATAATTTATTGGACGATCCTGAGCTTAGCAAAGATGAGAAACAAGCTTTTTCAGCTCGTTTCGATCGTCGATTGCGTGGCTTGCCTGAGGAAGCCTTAAATCATACCGAAAAGCAGTTGTTCCGTTTAATTACCATGTTTGAGGATGAATTTCCTCGTGGCGAATTTCCAAAGGTGTATGAAAGTTTGTATGCCATTCAGCAGGGGCAAACCAATAGCTTGAAAATGATTGCGCAGAACGGCCTGTCTGATGATGAGATTTGTTCTATTTGTTTCGAGAAAGGTGGTGCATCAGTTTTAGCGGATGGTTACCTGGTGGCCGGAGAAATGACCAGAGAGCAGGAACAAGCGCTTTTTGGTTATGGCGTTTATTTGCAGCTGCTCGACGATATTCAGGACGTAAAAGAGGATTCATTAGCTTCTACCAAAACCATTTTTTCTTGTTTATCAGAAAAGGATCTGGGACGGTTTGTAAATAAAACCATTCATTTTGGGCGCGAGGCACTGGAAGAAATGCGTTGTTTTAATGGCGTTAAAAGCGATGATTTTTTGGGTTTGATGAATCGGAGCATTGAGATGATGACTGTTGAATCGGTGGGTTTAAATCACACGTGGTATAGTAAAGGTTATTTAGAAGAAATTGAAAAAGTATCGCCCTTGCATTTCGATTATTTACGCAAGAAACGCACCCAGAGCAAGTCGCAACGCTTTGCATTATTTCAAAAATATTTTGAAATGCCAAAAGCAAAGCAAAAAGTGGCATAAAATCTGACATCAGGCTTTCTGAATTTTTATTTAGTTTGTACATTTAGCCTTCAAACTAAATCGAAAAATCATGAGTAAAATATACAATTGGGCAGTATTAGGATGTGGTAATATTGCCAATAAGTTTGTTAACGATTTGAAATTGTTGCCAAATGCCAAACTGTATGCGGCAGCATCGCGCGATTTAGGCCGGGCACAGGGCTTTGCCAACGAATTGGGATTTGAAAAAGCCTATGGCAATTACAACGATATGGTTGAGGATCCAAACGTTGATGTAGTTTATATCGCAACACCGCATTCCCATCATTTTGAACATACCATGTTGTGCCTTAAGCATAAAAAGGCAGTGCTTTGTGAGAAGGCATTTGCCATGAATCAGCACGAAGTGGCACAAATGATAAAATGTGCAAAAGACAACAATACTTTTCTGATGGAAGCTTTCTGGACCATGTTTCAACCCAGTTTCCAAAAAGCGCTTGAGATTATTAATTCCGGAGAATTGGGTAAATTGAAAATGGTTCGGTCGGATTTTGCCTTTAATGCCGAGTTTAATGTAGACAAACGCCTCTATAACGTAAAATTGGGTGGCGGCTCACTTTTGGATATTGGTATTTACCCGGTATTTGCAGCGTTGGCATCTTTGGGTGTCCCTGATCTCATTAAGTCTTCTGCCGATTTTAGTTCCACCGGAAGTGAGGAAAGTATTCAAATGATTTTCAAGTACAAAGGAGGAGAGATGGCCAGTCTGTCCTCAAGCTTTGCGGTACATTCGCCGGTTCAAACCGAATTTTGCTGCGAAAATGGATATATCGTTTTGCATCCGCGCTGGTTTACGCCAACCGATTTGACCGTTTGTAAAGGTGACGAAGAGCGACAGTTAATTCCAAACGAGACGAAAGAAGGGGCAGGGTACCAGTACGAAGCGAAACACGTTATGGAGTGTTTGGATGCAGGGTTGATCGAAAGTCCGAAAATGACCTGGAAAATGAGCGAATATTTAATCCAAACGCTTGACCGTATTCGTATAGATGCAGGAATTTTCTTCCCGGAGCATGATAAGAAATTATTTTTCTGAAGTCTGTAGATTTGGAATTTGATAACTTTTATATTCTACATATTTTTTAATTGATGACTTAATTTTGCACCGATTGGAATATTGTGTTTAATGAATTTTACACCATTCTTTGTAAATTGCAAACTGCTCTTTGCAATTGAAAATCAGGAGGATTTATATGTTAATTTTTGGTAAACAATCATATTAATATAATAAAGAAAAAATTCTCTAATTTGAGTTGTTATTATATTTGAAGTGAACTAAATGACAAAAGCTACAAAAGTGATTGCAGTAAGAAAAAAGAGAAAACAAGTTCCGGAACCAACATTAAGAAG
Proteins encoded in this region:
- a CDS encoding YdcF family protein: MRLLRRFFVLIGIFFVVCLVFSFTEQPYKGYHWLGTSKSELKWEPKTIILLGGGGMPSQSNLMRSWYTEKAAKSFPKSKVIVAMPGLLNDSLSTPQLMKSELELRGISAERVAFEAEGTNTRSQALKCQEIIKMQDPILLVTSPEHMRRAVLAFKKVGFEKVNALPAFENAAEADFSFTDDELGGNSIMIPDIGNNMNMRYQMWNHLKYEILIAREMVALSYYKLRGWI
- a CDS encoding RNase adapter RapZ, which translates into the protein MNTSEKNEIVELFESHFNEKVERFELLPPSGSYRQYCRLGNEHRTIIGAVNNDVKENTTFLSFSNHFYNKGVNVPKVYAVSSDLKKYLLEDLGNTTLFEFLTKTREEEGFSENIVSVYKKVLQALPKIQIIAGKEIDYSVCYPREAFDKQSMMWDLNYFKYYFLKLAKIHFEEQALEDDFQLFSNYLLSASSNYFLYRDFQSRNVMLKDDDVYFIDYQGGRLGALQYDLASLLYDGKADIPESVRAQLYDFYISELKKYMKVDEEKFSAYFKGFVLIRIMQAMGAYGFRGFYEKKEHFLKSIPYALKNLEVLLADLNLPVELPELIRVLKQLAHSEVLKELGQEKSNLTVRITSFSYKKGYPEDPSGNGGGHVFDCRAINNPGRYEEYKQLSGKDMSVQEFLEQKSEIRLFIDAVKVLVDQSVKVYLERGFTHLSLGFGCTGGQHRSVYSAEKIGEYLQNNYPVNVVVVHREQDNWR
- a CDS encoding YebC/PmpR family DNA-binding transcriptional regulator, with the protein product MGRAFEYRRAAKEKRWDKMSRVFPKLSKKITIAAKEGGPEPDLNPALRTAIMNAKAQNMPKANIDAAIKRAAGKDATAYIETTYEGKGPHGVLVFVEAATDNTTRTVANVKSYFNKAGGGQVPNGSLEFMFSRKAVFEFDMPEGMELEDIELELIDAGLDEIEENEGTYYAYGEYTSFSDMAHKFEQLEINVKKADLQRIPTTPVEFTEEQMEEIEKMLDKMEEDEDVQAVYTNIA
- a CDS encoding Gfo/Idh/MocA family oxidoreductase; protein product: MSKIYNWAVLGCGNIANKFVNDLKLLPNAKLYAAASRDLGRAQGFANELGFEKAYGNYNDMVEDPNVDVVYIATPHSHHFEHTMLCLKHKKAVLCEKAFAMNQHEVAQMIKCAKDNNTFLMEAFWTMFQPSFQKALEIINSGELGKLKMVRSDFAFNAEFNVDKRLYNVKLGGGSLLDIGIYPVFAALASLGVPDLIKSSADFSSTGSEESIQMIFKYKGGEMASLSSSFAVHSPVQTEFCCENGYIVLHPRWFTPTDLTVCKGDEERQLIPNETKEGAGYQYEAKHVMECLDAGLIESPKMTWKMSEYLIQTLDRIRIDAGIFFPEHDKKLFF